One segment of Chromatiales bacterium 21-64-14 DNA contains the following:
- a CDS encoding [acyl-carrier-protein] S-malonyltransferase: MTLAMVFPGQGSQSVGMLASLAMADPHVRATFAEASEALGEDLWALVSSGPEARLNQTECTQPAMLTAGVAVWRAWRAAGGPAPARLAGHSLGEYTALVCAGALDFAPAVRITRLRGQLMQAAVAPGAGAMAAILGLEDDAVRALCTAAAAGQVVAAANFNAPGQVVIAGHAEAVARAVELARGAGARRVVPLPVSVPSHCALMGPAAERLAAELERADVRSPSIPVVQNADAATHDTPAEIRAALVRQLDHPVRWVETVRDLAQRGCTTLLECGPGKVLSGLNRRIDKRLDVRCIEDPEGLSEALRSLGAG; this comes from the coding sequence ATTACCCTGGCTATGGTATTCCCCGGGCAGGGTTCCCAATCGGTGGGCATGCTGGCGTCGCTGGCGATGGCCGATCCGCACGTGCGAGCGACCTTTGCGGAGGCATCCGAGGCCTTGGGCGAGGACCTCTGGGCCCTGGTAAGCAGCGGACCCGAAGCGCGTCTGAACCAGACCGAATGCACACAGCCTGCCATGCTCACGGCCGGTGTGGCGGTATGGCGGGCGTGGCGCGCCGCTGGGGGCCCGGCACCGGCGCGGCTGGCGGGCCACAGTCTGGGAGAATACACGGCGCTGGTGTGCGCCGGCGCCCTGGATTTCGCGCCAGCGGTCCGGATCACCCGTTTGCGCGGTCAGTTGATGCAGGCGGCGGTTGCCCCGGGCGCGGGCGCAATGGCCGCGATCCTTGGGCTGGAGGATGACGCGGTGCGCGCCTTGTGCACGGCGGCAGCCGCCGGCCAAGTGGTCGCGGCGGCGAACTTCAACGCGCCCGGCCAGGTGGTGATCGCGGGGCACGCCGAGGCGGTGGCGCGCGCCGTGGAATTGGCGCGCGGTGCCGGCGCGCGCCGGGTGGTACCGTTGCCGGTCAGCGTACCATCGCATTGCGCCCTCATGGGACCCGCAGCCGAGCGCTTGGCGGCGGAGCTGGAGCGCGCCGACGTGCGGAGCCCGAGCATCCCCGTGGTGCAAAACGCCGATGCCGCCACCCATGACACGCCCGCGGAGATTCGGGCGGCACTGGTGCGCCAGCTGGACCATCCGGTACGTTGGGTGGAGACGGTGCGCGACTTGGCGCAGCGCGGATGCACCACATTGCTGGAATGTGGGCCGGGCAAGGTACTGTCGGGCCTGAATCGGCGTATCGACAAGCGCTTGGACGTGCGTTGTATCGAGGATCCGGAGGGCCTCTCTGAGGCGCTGCGGTCCTTGGGCGCGGGGTAG
- a CDS encoding 3-oxoacyl-ACP synthase (FabH; beta-ketoacyl-acyl carrier protein synthase III; catalyzes the condensation of acetyl-CoA with malonyl-ACP to initiate cycles of fatty acid elongation; differs from 3-oxoacyl-(acyl carrier protein) synthase I and II in that it utilizes CoA thioesters as primers rather than acyl-ACPs): protein MTYTRITGTGGYLPEKVLTNLDLEKMVDTSDAWIQDRTGIRERHIAAETETTCDLAEAAARRALQAAGLEPGAVDLIIVATTTPNRVFPSTACLLQQRLGIHGCPAFDVQAVCTGFVYALAVADKFIRTGSARCALVVGAETLSRILDWKDRSTCVLFGDGAGAVVLQSSDTPGVLSTHLHADGHYEHLLTVPAGVSENRAQFWDGSANIQMKGNEVFRMAVNTLGRIVTEVLHANHLRKSDVDWLIPHQANIRIIAATARKLNLPMERVVVTVDTHGNTSAASIPLALDVAVRDGRIQPGATILMEAFGGGFTWGAALMRY, encoded by the coding sequence TTGACCTACACGCGCATCACGGGCACCGGCGGGTACCTGCCGGAAAAAGTTCTGACCAATCTCGACCTGGAAAAGATGGTCGACACCTCGGATGCGTGGATTCAGGACCGCACCGGCATACGCGAACGTCATATCGCGGCAGAAACCGAAACCACCTGCGACCTGGCGGAGGCCGCGGCGCGGCGTGCGCTGCAGGCGGCGGGGCTCGAACCCGGGGCCGTCGACCTGATAATCGTCGCGACCACCACGCCGAACCGGGTGTTTCCGAGCACCGCCTGTCTGCTCCAGCAGCGTCTCGGCATCCACGGTTGTCCGGCCTTCGACGTACAGGCGGTATGCACCGGTTTTGTCTATGCACTGGCGGTGGCGGACAAATTCATCCGCACCGGGAGCGCGCGCTGCGCCCTGGTGGTGGGGGCGGAAACGCTGTCGCGGATTCTCGATTGGAAGGACCGCTCGACCTGTGTGCTGTTCGGCGACGGGGCCGGTGCCGTGGTGTTGCAATCCAGCGATACGCCGGGTGTCCTATCCACGCATCTGCACGCCGATGGCCACTATGAACACCTGTTGACGGTCCCCGCCGGGGTCTCGGAGAACCGGGCGCAGTTCTGGGACGGGAGCGCGAACATTCAGATGAAGGGCAACGAAGTGTTCCGCATGGCTGTCAATACCCTGGGACGCATCGTTACCGAGGTGCTGCACGCCAACCATCTGCGCAAGTCCGATGTGGACTGGCTCATCCCGCACCAAGCCAATATCCGGATCATCGCAGCCACCGCCCGCAAGCTCAACTTGCCCATGGAACGGGTGGTGGTCACCGTGGACACCCATGGCAATACCTCGGCGGCGTCGATCCCGCTCGCCCTGGACGTGGCGGTGCGCGACGGCCGCATCCAGCCCGGGGCCACCATCCTGATGGAGGCCTTCGGGGGCGGGTTTACCTGGGGTGCCGCGCTGATGCGCTACTGA
- a CDS encoding phosphate acyltransferase gives MNEPRAIALDALGGDHGSDVVIPAALQVLREFPQLRLILVGDRSVIDASLAKVGGRAGDRLEIHHASERVEMDDPPSHALRMKKDSSMRVAINLVKEGRADACVSAGNTGALMAISRFVLKTLPGVDRPAIISALPSITGHTYVLDLGANVDCTAQQLFQFAVMGSVLVSAVDNNTLPRVGLLNVGEEEIKGNEQVKEAAALLSMSPLNYIGFVEGDDVYTGGVDVVVCDGFVGNVALKTSEGVAKFIAHHVKREFSRNLLTRVAALAAFPVLRALRAKIDARRYNGASLLGLQGIVIKSHGGADAFAFANAIRIAVLEVEKAVPEKIRDRLETLLAERRAG, from the coding sequence ATGAACGAACCGCGCGCCATCGCACTGGACGCCCTTGGGGGTGACCACGGTTCGGACGTGGTTATCCCCGCGGCTTTGCAGGTGCTGCGGGAGTTTCCGCAGTTGCGTCTGATTCTGGTTGGTGACCGGAGCGTCATCGACGCATCCCTGGCCAAGGTCGGCGGGCGTGCCGGGGATCGCCTGGAGATCCACCATGCCTCTGAGCGGGTGGAGATGGATGATCCACCCTCCCACGCCCTGCGCATGAAAAAGGACTCGTCCATGCGCGTGGCGATCAACTTGGTGAAAGAAGGGCGCGCAGATGCCTGTGTCAGCGCCGGCAATACCGGCGCGCTGATGGCCATTTCGCGTTTCGTGTTGAAGACCCTGCCTGGAGTGGATCGCCCTGCGATCATATCCGCATTGCCTTCCATCACCGGACATACCTACGTCCTCGACCTCGGGGCCAACGTGGATTGCACCGCTCAACAGTTGTTCCAGTTCGCGGTCATGGGCTCGGTCCTGGTCAGCGCGGTGGACAACAACACTCTCCCACGGGTAGGTCTGCTCAATGTGGGCGAGGAGGAGATCAAGGGCAACGAACAGGTTAAGGAAGCCGCGGCCCTGCTGTCCATGAGCCCGCTGAATTACATCGGTTTCGTCGAGGGGGACGACGTCTATACCGGCGGCGTGGACGTAGTGGTGTGTGACGGGTTCGTGGGCAATGTCGCGCTCAAGACCAGCGAAGGTGTCGCCAAGTTCATCGCGCATCACGTCAAGCGGGAGTTCTCGCGCAATCTCCTGACCCGTGTCGCTGCCCTTGCCGCTTTTCCAGTGCTGCGTGCGCTGCGGGCGAAGATTGACGCACGGCGTTACAACGGGGCGAGTCTGTTGGGCCTTCAGGGAATCGTCATCAAGAGCCACGGCGGCGCGGACGCCTTTGCTTTCGCCAACGCTATCCGGATCGCGGTCCTCGAGGTCGAGAAGGCGGTGCCTGAGAAGATCCGGGACCGGCTCGAAACCCTCCTGGCGGAAAGGCGGGCAGGTTGA
- a CDS encoding 50S ribosomal protein L32, with the protein MAVQKSRKTPSKRGMRRAHDALKPMTLSIEPTTGETHIRHHVSPSGYYRGRKVVSSSDE; encoded by the coding sequence ATGGCGGTACAGAAATCCCGCAAGACCCCGTCCAAGCGCGGCATGCGCCGCGCTCACGACGCGCTCAAGCCGATGACCCTGTCCATTGAGCCGACCACCGGTGAGACACATATTCGCCACCATGTGAGCCCAAGCGGGTATTACCGCGGCCGCAAAGTGGTCTCCAGCAGCGACGAATAG
- a CDS encoding pyruvate carboxylase subunit A (catalyzes the ATP-dependent carboxylation of a covalently attached biotin and the transfer of the carboxyl group to pyruvate forming oxaloacetate), whose amino-acid sequence MIKKLLIANRGEVAVRVVRACAEMGITSVAIYTDADRHGLHVKKADQAYGIGPDSVAGYLNVHRIVNLARATGCDAIHPGYGFLSENPLFAETCARRGICFVGPSAEVIRRMGDKTEARRTMRAAGIPVIPGSDDNLTSLEEALVLAQSIGYPVMLKATTGGGGRGIRRCASPEELRRQYQRVLSEARKAFGNADIFLEKCIERPRHIEVQILADRHGNLVHLYERDCSIQRRHQKLLEVAPSPQLDDAQREHLSGLALRVARAAGYENAGTVEFLVDGSGACYFMEMNTRLQVEHTVTEEITGLDIVQAQIRIAAGLPLGFRQEEIRHSGYAMEFRINAEDPKNDFLPSFGRITRYFAPGGPGVRTDGAIYTGYEIPPYYDSMCVKLTVWARDWEGLLARAGRALRDIGVFGVKTTIPYHLQILGNPEFRAGHFDTGFVEQHPELTDYTAQRPRRELAAAIAAAVAAQAGL is encoded by the coding sequence GTGATCAAAAAACTTCTCATCGCCAACCGCGGCGAAGTGGCGGTACGGGTCGTACGCGCCTGCGCGGAGATGGGCATTACCTCCGTGGCCATCTATACCGACGCTGATCGCCATGGGCTCCATGTCAAAAAAGCGGACCAGGCCTACGGCATCGGGCCCGATTCCGTAGCCGGCTACCTCAACGTGCACCGGATCGTGAATCTGGCCCGTGCCACCGGTTGCGACGCCATCCATCCCGGTTACGGCTTCCTGTCCGAAAACCCGCTGTTTGCGGAGACCTGCGCCCGCCGCGGGATCTGCTTCGTCGGACCATCTGCGGAGGTCATCCGGCGCATGGGGGATAAGACCGAGGCGCGCCGAACCATGCGCGCGGCCGGGATCCCAGTGATCCCCGGCAGCGACGACAACCTGACCAGCCTGGAGGAGGCGCTGGTGCTGGCGCAGTCCATCGGATATCCGGTGATGCTCAAGGCGACCACCGGCGGAGGCGGCCGGGGCATTCGGCGTTGCGCGTCACCGGAGGAACTCCGGCGCCAGTACCAGCGGGTGCTCTCCGAAGCACGCAAGGCGTTTGGGAACGCCGATATCTTCCTGGAGAAGTGCATCGAGCGCCCGCGTCACATCGAGGTTCAGATCCTCGCGGACCGGCACGGGAACCTGGTGCATCTGTATGAACGGGACTGCTCCATCCAGCGCCGCCATCAGAAGCTGCTGGAAGTGGCGCCCTCCCCACAGCTCGACGACGCCCAGCGTGAGCACCTGAGCGGGCTGGCGTTGCGCGTCGCGCGGGCGGCGGGATACGAGAACGCCGGTACCGTCGAGTTCCTGGTGGACGGCTCGGGCGCGTGCTATTTCATGGAGATGAATACCCGTCTGCAGGTGGAACACACCGTCACCGAGGAAATCACCGGGCTCGACATCGTGCAGGCGCAGATCCGTATCGCGGCCGGGCTGCCGCTCGGCTTCCGCCAGGAGGAAATCCGGCACAGCGGTTACGCCATGGAATTCAGGATCAACGCCGAGGATCCCAAGAACGACTTCCTGCCGAGCTTCGGGCGCATCACCCGGTACTTCGCCCCAGGCGGACCTGGCGTGCGCACCGACGGCGCCATCTATACGGGGTACGAGATTCCGCCCTATTATGACTCCATGTGTGTGAAGCTCACGGTCTGGGCGCGGGATTGGGAAGGGCTGCTGGCGCGGGCCGGTAGGGCGTTGCGTGACATCGGCGTGTTCGGGGTGAAGACCACGATCCCCTACCATTTACAGATCCTCGGGAACCCCGAATTCCGTGCCGGGCACTTCGATACCGGCTTTGTGGAACAACATCCGGAACTGACCGACTATACCGCCCAGCGCCCGCGCCGCGAGCTGGCCGCGGCGATCGCCGCCGCAGTAGCCGCCCAGGCGGGTCTCTGA
- a CDS encoding oxaloacetate decarboxylase subunit alpha yields the protein MPRVKITDVILRDAHQSLIATRMRTADMVPVCARLDQVGYWSLEVWGGATFDACLRYLKEDPWERLRTLRKALPNTRLQMLLRGQNLLGYRHYPDDVVGYFVDHAANNGIDVFRIFDALNDLRNLEVPVRAVKAAGKHAQGTICYTTSPVHGIPQFVELARGLEAMGCDSVVVKDMAGLLTPMVAAGLFRELRQAVGVPLHLHSHNSAGLAYMCHLKAVENGCEYIDTAISAFADGPSHPATESLVAALHGTEYDTGLDLALLQSIGDYFLKVRRKYRRFESDYNTVDTRVQVNQVPGGMISNLYQQLREQDALARLDDVLAEIPKVREDLGYPPLVTPTSQIVGTQALLNVLTGARYKTITNEVKLYLQGRYGRAPGPVNALVRQQAIGNAEIVDGRPADTLAPEMDTLRAAVAGLAHSEEDVLTFAMFPDLGREFLERRAAGTLEPESLEVPAGEIPAQSAPVPTEFNITLHGESYHIKVTGSGHKTRDQRPFYVYVDGMPEEILVETLDTLGTLPPGNVSAGRGAVQGSRRPRASTAGDVVTSMPGTIVEVRVKVGDTVHAGDPLLITEAMKMETEIQAPLAGTVTAVHVSKGDKVNPDETLIEIR from the coding sequence ATGCCCAGGGTCAAAATCACCGACGTGATATTACGGGACGCGCACCAGTCCCTGATTGCCACCCGTATGCGCACCGCCGATATGGTCCCGGTGTGCGCGCGTCTCGATCAGGTGGGATATTGGTCATTGGAGGTGTGGGGTGGAGCAACCTTCGACGCGTGCTTGCGCTACCTGAAGGAGGATCCCTGGGAACGGCTGCGGACGCTGCGCAAGGCGCTGCCCAACACGCGCTTGCAGATGTTGCTCCGGGGCCAGAATCTGCTGGGATACCGCCACTACCCGGACGACGTGGTGGGCTACTTCGTCGATCACGCGGCAAACAACGGCATCGATGTGTTCCGCATCTTCGATGCCCTCAACGATCTGCGCAACCTCGAAGTTCCGGTACGGGCGGTTAAAGCCGCGGGCAAGCACGCCCAGGGAACCATCTGCTACACGACCAGCCCAGTGCACGGGATCCCGCAGTTCGTGGAACTGGCCCGCGGCCTGGAGGCCATGGGTTGCGACAGCGTCGTGGTCAAGGACATGGCGGGGCTGCTCACCCCGATGGTGGCTGCCGGCCTGTTTCGGGAGCTGCGCCAAGCGGTGGGGGTTCCGCTCCACCTGCATAGTCACAACAGCGCCGGGCTCGCCTATATGTGCCATCTCAAGGCGGTGGAGAACGGCTGCGAGTACATCGACACGGCGATCTCGGCATTTGCCGACGGACCGAGCCACCCCGCCACCGAGAGTCTGGTCGCGGCGTTGCATGGCACCGAATACGACACCGGACTCGACCTTGCCCTGTTGCAGTCCATCGGTGACTACTTTCTGAAGGTGCGCAGGAAATACCGCCGCTTCGAGAGCGACTACAACACCGTGGATACCCGCGTTCAGGTCAACCAAGTTCCCGGGGGCATGATCAGTAACCTCTATCAACAGTTGCGTGAACAAGACGCGTTGGCGCGCCTCGATGATGTGCTGGCGGAAATCCCGAAGGTGCGTGAGGATCTGGGGTATCCGCCCCTGGTGACCCCCACCTCGCAGATCGTCGGCACCCAGGCACTGCTCAACGTCCTGACCGGCGCCCGCTATAAGACCATCACCAACGAGGTCAAGCTCTACCTGCAAGGGCGTTACGGCCGCGCGCCGGGCCCCGTCAATGCCTTGGTGCGCCAGCAGGCGATCGGCAATGCGGAGATCGTGGATGGGCGCCCGGCAGACACCCTGGCCCCGGAGATGGACACCCTGCGCGCGGCGGTAGCGGGGTTGGCCCACAGCGAAGAGGACGTACTGACCTTCGCGATGTTTCCAGATCTGGGCCGGGAGTTCCTGGAGCGGCGCGCGGCGGGCACCCTGGAACCGGAATCGCTGGAGGTGCCCGCAGGGGAGATACCGGCGCAGAGCGCACCGGTCCCCACGGAGTTCAACATCACGCTCCATGGCGAGAGCTACCACATTAAAGTGACCGGGAGCGGCCACAAAACCCGCGATCAGCGGCCGTTCTATGTCTATGTGGACGGGATGCCCGAGGAGATCCTGGTGGAGACCCTCGACACCCTGGGAACACTGCCGCCGGGCAACGTGTCCGCGGGCCGCGGCGCGGTGCAGGGCAGCCGCCGGCCACGCGCCAGTACTGCCGGTGACGTGGTCACCTCGATGCCCGGCACCATTGTGGAGGTGCGCGTCAAAGTGGGCGACACGGTGCACGCCGGGGACCCGCTGCTGATCACCGAGGCCATGAAGATGGAGACCGAGATCCAGGCCCCCCTCGCAGGCACCGTAACTGCGGTCCACGTGAGCAAAGGTGACAAGGTCAATCCCGACGAGACTCTGATTGAGATCCGATGA
- a CDS encoding septum formation inhibitor Maf (Maf; overexpression in Bacillus subtilis inhibits septation in the dividing cell) — translation MAGPVDLVLASTSPYRRELLTRLGLAFRTYAPDVDETPHPDEAPEALVKRLAQAKARAAAAACPGALIIGSDQVAILDGRILGKPGTHDNACTQLLHANGRTMRFAIGLALLNTVHDRMRAEVVPFQVVFRRLTHEQIEHYVARDEPYNCAGSFRSEGLGITLFERLEGDDPTALMGLPLIRLVRMLENEGVAVL, via the coding sequence ATGGCCGGTCCGGTGGACTTGGTCCTCGCTTCGACATCACCCTACCGTCGCGAACTGCTCACGCGTCTGGGCCTCGCGTTTCGCACCTATGCGCCGGACGTGGATGAGACACCGCACCCCGATGAGGCGCCAGAGGCCCTGGTGAAGCGTCTTGCGCAGGCCAAGGCGCGCGCCGCGGCCGCGGCCTGCCCCGGCGCGCTGATCATCGGTTCCGATCAAGTGGCGATCCTTGACGGCAGGATCCTCGGCAAGCCGGGGACTCACGACAACGCCTGCACCCAACTTCTCCACGCCAACGGACGCACGATGCGCTTCGCCATCGGCTTGGCCTTGCTGAACACCGTCCACGACCGCATGCGGGCGGAGGTGGTTCCGTTCCAGGTGGTGTTCCGCCGCCTGACCCACGAGCAGATCGAACACTACGTGGCACGGGATGAACCCTATAACTGCGCCGGCAGCTTCCGCTCCGAGGGACTCGGCATCACCTTGTTCGAACGCCTGGAGGGGGACGATCCCACGGCGCTCATGGGGCTGCCCCTGATCCGCTTGGTGCGCATGCTGGAAAACGAAGGCGTCGCGGTTCTGTAG
- a CDS encoding S49 family peptidase, which translates to MSDEEQQSGAQPPSSPAPVASPPSAAPGQDLLQRLAFAALIEQRRSRRWGIFFKSLLFLYLFVVLAVVVTPARWRAEGLPGGRHTALVDLTGIIAAGAPASADNVIRGLRAAFDDKDTAGVILRINSPGGSPVQAGEINHAIRDLRTAHPDIPIYAVITDICASGGYYVAVATDQIYADQASIVGSIGVLMDGFGFVETLKKLGVERRLITSGAHKGFMDPFSPENPVDVQHLQQMLDDIHRQFIQAVEQGRGSRLKPTPDLFSGLVWTGDQSVKLGLVDGIGSARYVARRIIGAPRIVNYTRRQNLFDRLSDRVGTTMAHAVMTWLSAPQLR; encoded by the coding sequence ATGTCGGATGAAGAACAGCAATCCGGCGCGCAGCCGCCGTCATCCCCCGCCCCGGTGGCGTCTCCACCGTCCGCGGCCCCCGGCCAGGACTTGTTGCAGCGCCTCGCATTCGCCGCACTGATCGAACAGCGTCGTTCCCGCCGCTGGGGGATCTTTTTCAAATCGCTTTTGTTCCTGTACCTGTTCGTAGTGCTGGCAGTGGTGGTAACGCCTGCCCGCTGGCGCGCGGAGGGTCTGCCCGGCGGGCGCCATACTGCGCTGGTGGACCTCACGGGGATCATCGCTGCGGGCGCCCCCGCCAGTGCGGACAACGTGATCCGCGGTCTGCGGGCGGCGTTCGATGACAAGGACACCGCCGGGGTAATTCTGCGTATCAACAGCCCCGGCGGCAGCCCTGTTCAGGCGGGGGAGATCAATCATGCGATCCGCGACCTGCGCACGGCCCATCCGGATATTCCGATCTACGCGGTGATCACCGACATCTGCGCGTCCGGGGGCTACTACGTGGCAGTGGCCACCGACCAGATCTATGCCGATCAAGCCAGTATCGTGGGTTCCATCGGGGTCTTGATGGACGGCTTTGGTTTTGTGGAAACCCTGAAGAAACTCGGTGTGGAACGGCGCTTGATTACCTCCGGCGCGCACAAGGGATTCATGGATCCGTTTTCCCCGGAGAACCCGGTGGACGTGCAACATCTCCAGCAGATGCTGGATGACATTCACCGCCAGTTCATCCAGGCGGTGGAACAGGGGCGCGGGAGCCGACTCAAGCCGACCCCGGATTTGTTCAGCGGTCTGGTATGGACCGGAGACCAGAGCGTCAAGCTCGGGCTGGTGGACGGGATCGGCAGCGCGCGCTACGTGGCTCGCAGGATCATCGGCGCGCCGCGCATCGTGAACTACACGCGGCGGCAGAACCTGTTCGACCGTTTGAGCGACCGGGTGGGTACCACCATGGCGCACGCCGTGATGACCTGGTTGTCCGCGCCGCAACTGCGCTGA